In Bacillaceae bacterium S4-13-56, a genomic segment contains:
- a CDS encoding metalloregulator ArsR/SmtB family transcription factor: protein MDDHIKENSESNDLDEETLFVVSQTFKALGDPTRIRILHLLFNREYSVNEIAETLKLRQSTVSHQLRFLKNLRLVKYRREGTTLFYSHDDEHVMMILKQTIDHALHH, encoded by the coding sequence ATGGATGACCATATTAAAGAAAATTCAGAGTCAAACGATTTAGATGAAGAAACTCTATTTGTTGTTTCTCAGACTTTCAAGGCCCTTGGAGATCCTACAAGAATACGCATTTTACATTTACTTTTCAATAGAGAGTATTCTGTGAATGAAATTGCAGAAACTCTAAAATTAAGACAATCAACCGTTTCACATCAATTACGTTTCTTGAAAAATTTAAGATTGGTCAAATATCGAAGAGAAGGAACAACTCTCTTTTATTCTCACGATGATGAGCATGTCATGATGATTCTTAAGCAAACTATTGATCATGCACTTCATCATTA
- a CDS encoding YceI family protein: protein MAIYQLDNVHSAITFSIKHMMVAKAKGEFTAFDVDFNGDLNDLENSSVKVTIDAASVDTNSEDRDNHLRSVDFFDVENTPNITFVSKSVKKVDDGEYEVTGDLTIRKVTKTETFKVEHNGTAKSPMDGSTITGFDVEGKINREDYGLTWNAALETGGVLVGKEVKVTANFELVVTE from the coding sequence GTACACAGTGCGATTACTTTTTCAATTAAACATATGATGGTGGCAAAAGCAAAGGGTGAATTTACAGCGTTTGATGTCGATTTCAATGGCGATTTAAATGACCTTGAAAACTCTTCCGTAAAGGTAACTATCGATGCAGCTTCTGTAGACACAAATAGCGAAGATCGTGACAATCACCTACGTTCTGTAGACTTTTTTGATGTTGAAAATACTCCAAATATTACTTTCGTAAGCAAGTCTGTAAAGAAAGTTGATGATGGAGAATATGAAGTGACTGGTGACTTAACAATTCGCAAAGTAACCAAAACAGAAACTTTCAAAGTGGAGCACAATGGTACTGCAAAAAGCCCGATGGACGGCAGCACAATCACTGGTTTTGATGTAGAAGGAAAAATTAACCGTGAAGATTACGGTCTAACATGGAACGCAGCTTTAGAAACTGGTGGCGTATTAGTCGGAAAAGAAGTAAAGGTAACTGCAAACTTTGAACTTGTTGTAACTGAATAA